Proteins encoded together in one Halalkaliarchaeum sp. AArc-CO window:
- a CDS encoding ubiquinol-cytochrome c reductase iron-sulfur subunit: MTEEDKYPSESGRRRFVKGVVGGAALSGVGAAGIASINTLTTQTGAGGGQTEAMAIERTGGPAPRGMPQIPVELDDEGYLRGVWPDIETEVVEGVEVEVARMELGGETYSGEWFQYCGYEGAAGIQPDFDSDNYFHVTGSPGYDWQGETYDEGDRLHIDDFDDYQEWGNEIGAAGVGKPATCRWRSEGADEVLPVNVIRSTQIEEAAQESEWLEASTEEGFLAYLNVCTHFCCVPGYKRTPDSVRYDAQDKVYCQCHQSVYDPFNIVRTLFIARPRPQ, from the coding sequence ATGACCGAAGAGGACAAGTATCCCTCCGAATCCGGACGTCGCCGGTTCGTGAAGGGTGTCGTCGGCGGTGCCGCGCTCTCGGGCGTCGGCGCGGCGGGCATCGCGTCGATCAACACCCTGACGACACAGACTGGCGCGGGAGGCGGCCAGACGGAGGCGATGGCCATCGAACGTACTGGCGGTCCGGCGCCGAGAGGGATGCCACAGATCCCCGTCGAACTCGACGACGAGGGGTATCTCCGGGGCGTCTGGCCCGACATCGAGACGGAGGTCGTCGAGGGGGTCGAGGTCGAGGTCGCGCGAATGGAACTGGGCGGCGAGACCTACTCCGGCGAGTGGTTCCAGTACTGCGGCTACGAGGGTGCCGCCGGGATCCAGCCCGACTTCGATTCGGACAACTACTTTCACGTCACCGGCAGCCCGGGATACGACTGGCAGGGAGAGACGTACGACGAGGGCGACCGGCTCCACATCGACGATTTCGACGACTATCAGGAGTGGGGCAACGAGATCGGCGCTGCGGGCGTCGGCAAGCCCGCAACCTGCCGGTGGCGCTCGGAGGGCGCCGACGAGGTGCTGCCGGTCAACGTGATCCGGTCGACGCAGATCGAAGAGGCCGCACAGGAAAGCGAGTGGCTCGAAGCGTCGACCGAGGAGGGGTTCCTCGCGTATCTCAACGTCTGTACGCACTTCTGTTGTGTCCCCGGCTACAAACGGACTCCGGACTCGGTCCGGTACGACGCCCAGGACAAGGTGTACTGTCAGTGTCACCAGTCGGTGTACGACCCGTTCAACATCGTCCGGACGCTGTTCATCGCCCGGCCGCGCCCACAGTGA
- a CDS encoding quinone-dependent dihydroorotate dehydrogenase: MRAYDLLKRGLFLLPPETAHGLAVNGLKAVQRTPAAGAIERRCRIDDPRLESEVFGVQFPNPVGVAAGFDKNAEVPVALAALGFGHLEIGAVTAEPQVGNPRPRAFRLSEDRALINRMGFNNDGADAIGRRLDRGPLPDVPLGVNIGKTTATPLAEAADDYRYTYERVAEAGDFFVVNVSCPNTPELRELQDRDALEEILSKLQSAGASPLLVKLSPDLPGPALEEALSVVDGMGLDGVVTTNTTTERPNTLESPNRSQRGGLSGKPIEDRATDLVGYTARRVDVPVVGVGGVSDAEGAYAKIRAGASLVQLYTGLIYEGPTIARDINRGLLELLERDGFDSIEDAVGADL; encoded by the coding sequence ATGAGGGCGTACGATCTCCTGAAGCGAGGACTGTTCCTGTTGCCGCCGGAGACGGCACACGGACTCGCAGTGAACGGACTAAAGGCCGTCCAGCGGACGCCGGCAGCGGGGGCGATCGAGCGACGCTGTCGCATCGACGACCCACGCCTCGAGTCCGAGGTGTTCGGCGTGCAGTTCCCCAACCCCGTCGGCGTCGCCGCCGGCTTCGACAAGAACGCGGAGGTGCCGGTGGCGCTTGCGGCGCTGGGCTTTGGCCACCTCGAAATCGGCGCCGTCACCGCCGAACCGCAGGTCGGCAACCCACGTCCACGAGCATTCAGGCTGTCCGAGGATCGGGCACTCATAAACCGGATGGGGTTCAACAACGACGGGGCCGACGCGATCGGACGCCGCCTGGACCGCGGCCCGCTTCCGGACGTTCCGCTCGGCGTCAACATCGGCAAAACGACCGCGACGCCCCTCGCGGAGGCTGCCGACGACTACCGGTACACCTACGAGCGCGTCGCCGAAGCGGGCGACTTCTTCGTGGTGAACGTCTCCTGTCCCAACACTCCGGAGCTCCGCGAACTACAGGACAGAGATGCCCTCGAGGAGATCCTCTCGAAGCTGCAGTCCGCCGGTGCCTCGCCGCTGTTGGTGAAACTCTCGCCAGACCTTCCGGGCCCCGCACTCGAGGAGGCACTTTCGGTCGTCGACGGGATGGGCCTCGACGGGGTCGTCACCACGAACACGACCACCGAACGCCCGAACACGCTGGAGAGCCCGAACCGAAGCCAGCGTGGCGGCCTCTCGGGAAAGCCGATCGAGGACCGTGCGACCGACCTCGTGGGGTACACCGCCCGACGGGTCGACGTTCCCGTGGTCGGCGTCGGTGGAGTCTCGGACGCCGAAGGCGCCTACGCCAAGATCCGGGCGGGGGCGAGCCTGGTACAACTGTACACCGGGCTGATCTACGAGGGGCCGACGATCGCACGCGACATCAACAGGGGACTGCTCGAACTGCTCGAACGGGACGGGTTCGACTCGATAGAAGACGCCGTCGGCGCGGATCTCTAG
- a CDS encoding amino acid-binding protein, with protein sequence MFDEIMGKFEGSPSQQAVIRLLLERGFSVNEEGRVVSGGIEIPYTGIARELDVDRRVVDSTTDAILEDPQLREIFGNISAIPSLMDLAPVLDLSVLTVEVGAAEEAGIVAEITGLIADRGISIRQVLSDDPEFTDEPKLYVITDDPLPGDLLVEIRELSYVRRVEF encoded by the coding sequence ATGTTCGACGAGATCATGGGCAAGTTCGAGGGATCGCCGAGCCAGCAGGCGGTGATTCGGCTGCTGCTCGAGCGAGGCTTCTCCGTCAACGAGGAGGGCCGGGTGGTCTCCGGCGGGATCGAGATCCCCTACACCGGAATCGCGCGCGAGCTGGACGTCGACCGTCGAGTCGTGGATTCGACCACCGACGCGATCCTCGAGGACCCACAGCTTCGGGAGATCTTCGGAAACATCTCCGCGATCCCGAGCCTGATGGATCTCGCGCCGGTGCTGGACCTGTCGGTGCTCACTGTCGAGGTCGGCGCGGCCGAGGAGGCCGGCATCGTCGCCGAGATCACCGGTCTGATCGCCGACCGGGGGATCTCGATCAGGCAGGTGCTCTCGGACGACCCGGAGTTCACCGACGAGCCGAAGCTGTACGTCATCACCGACGATCCGTTGCCCGGTGACCTGCTCGTGGAGATCAGGGAGCTGTCGTACGTCCGGCGCGTGGAGTTTTAG
- a CDS encoding valine--tRNA ligase: protein MPSGDYDPDAVESKWQQRWVDDETYSYPDAEADPDTAFAIDTPPPTVSGSLHWGHVYGSILQDVVARFHRMRGRDVFFPFGYDDNGIASERLTERELDIRHQDFDRREFQQKCREVCREYEAEFTEKMQSMGVSIDWNNTYRTISPQVQRVSQLSFVDLYEQGREYREEAPAIWCPECETAISQVETEDDERGSHFHDIAFEVVEAAADDDLPETFTISTTRPELLPACVAVFVHPDDEENAHLVGNHAKIPIFGQEVPILEDDRVDMETGSGIVMCCTFGDQTDIEWYRAHDLPLRIAIDESGHLTDVAGAYAGLYATDAREEIVEDLEGVGALLDRWEITHTVNVHERCGTGIEFLVTEQWYVEVLDRTDEYLEAGREMEWFPEKMLTRYEHWVEGLQWDWCISRQRSSGIPFPVWYCDSCGTEILAEKDDLPVDPLSDDPPVAACPDCGGESFRPEDDVFDTWATSSLTPLINAGWDWDPETESYTMDRPEIYPMDVRPQGHDIISFWLFHTVIKCYEHTGEVPFDSTMINGMVLDENREKMSKSKGNIVAPDEVLEKYPVDAARFWAAGSAVGDDLPYQEKGLRAGEKLLRKLWNASKLVDSLTPEGTVDRPEELRELDRWLLARLDDEIETLTDQFEHREFSKARDRLRSFFWGTFCDDYLEIAKQRIREGQDERSAQYALETAHRRFLKLFAPLLAHATEEIWQEMYDASESEESIHLEAWPEPLGIEADREAGAAAMAVVGALRKYKSENQLPLNATLDRVEVYADVADFEADVTGVMHVEELAVLPGAEPPVETVVTGIDLDYSLVGPEFGGGVPDIEAAIEAGDYEIEDDRLHAAGEALEPEMFEVETERQYAGDGTYLDADGVVVIVSVDD from the coding sequence ATGCCCAGTGGAGACTACGACCCCGACGCTGTCGAATCCAAGTGGCAGCAACGCTGGGTCGACGACGAGACGTATTCGTATCCGGACGCCGAAGCCGACCCGGACACCGCCTTCGCGATCGACACGCCGCCGCCGACGGTATCCGGGAGCCTCCACTGGGGTCACGTATACGGGTCGATCCTCCAGGACGTGGTCGCCCGATTCCATCGCATGCGCGGGCGCGACGTCTTCTTCCCGTTCGGCTACGACGACAACGGGATCGCGAGCGAACGACTCACCGAACGGGAGCTGGACATCCGCCACCAGGACTTCGACCGTCGGGAGTTCCAGCAGAAGTGTCGGGAGGTGTGCAGGGAGTACGAAGCGGAGTTCACCGAGAAGATGCAGTCGATGGGGGTCTCGATCGACTGGAACAACACCTACCGCACGATCTCCCCGCAGGTGCAACGCGTCTCCCAGCTGTCGTTTGTCGACCTCTACGAGCAGGGCCGCGAGTACCGCGAGGAGGCGCCGGCGATCTGGTGTCCCGAATGCGAGACGGCGATCTCGCAGGTGGAAACCGAGGACGACGAGCGGGGGTCACACTTCCACGACATCGCATTCGAGGTCGTCGAAGCGGCGGCGGACGACGACCTCCCGGAGACGTTCACGATCTCGACGACCCGTCCCGAACTGCTCCCGGCCTGCGTTGCGGTGTTCGTCCACCCCGACGACGAGGAGAACGCCCACCTCGTCGGCAACCATGCGAAGATCCCCATCTTCGGCCAGGAGGTGCCGATCCTCGAGGACGACCGCGTCGACATGGAGACTGGGTCGGGGATCGTGATGTGCTGTACGTTCGGCGACCAGACCGACATCGAGTGGTACCGCGCCCACGATCTCCCGCTGCGGATCGCCATCGACGAGTCGGGGCACCTCACCGACGTCGCCGGCGCGTACGCCGGGCTGTACGCGACGGACGCGCGCGAAGAGATCGTCGAGGACCTGGAGGGCGTCGGGGCGCTGCTCGACCGGTGGGAGATCACCCACACAGTCAACGTCCACGAACGGTGCGGGACGGGCATCGAATTCCTCGTCACCGAACAGTGGTACGTCGAGGTGCTCGACAGGACCGACGAGTATCTCGAGGCGGGTCGGGAGATGGAGTGGTTCCCCGAGAAGATGCTCACCCGGTACGAACACTGGGTCGAGGGGCTCCAGTGGGACTGGTGTATCTCCCGGCAGCGCTCCTCGGGGATCCCGTTCCCGGTGTGGTACTGCGACTCCTGTGGCACCGAGATCCTCGCAGAAAAGGACGACCTCCCGGTGGATCCGCTCTCGGACGACCCGCCGGTCGCGGCGTGTCCCGACTGCGGGGGCGAGTCGTTCCGGCCGGAGGACGACGTCTTCGACACGTGGGCGACCTCGTCGCTCACTCCGCTGATCAACGCCGGCTGGGACTGGGACCCCGAGACGGAGTCGTACACGATGGATCGCCCGGAGATCTACCCGATGGACGTCAGGCCGCAGGGTCACGACATCATCTCCTTTTGGCTGTTCCACACCGTGATCAAGTGTTACGAACACACCGGCGAAGTGCCGTTCGACTCGACGATGATCAACGGGATGGTGCTCGACGAGAACCGCGAGAAGATGTCGAAGTCGAAAGGGAACATCGTCGCCCCCGACGAGGTGCTCGAGAAGTATCCCGTCGACGCCGCGCGCTTCTGGGCGGCCGGCAGTGCCGTCGGCGACGACCTCCCGTACCAGGAGAAAGGGCTCCGCGCCGGCGAGAAACTGCTCCGGAAGCTGTGGAACGCCTCGAAGCTCGTCGACTCGCTGACTCCCGAGGGGACGGTCGATCGTCCCGAGGAGCTCCGGGAACTGGATCGGTGGCTACTCGCCCGGCTCGACGACGAGATCGAGACGCTCACCGACCAGTTCGAACACCGGGAGTTCTCGAAGGCGCGCGACCGGTTGCGGTCGTTCTTCTGGGGGACGTTCTGTGACGACTACCTCGAGATCGCCAAACAGCGGATCCGCGAGGGGCAGGACGAACGCTCGGCGCAGTACGCGCTCGAGACCGCCCACCGGCGGTTCCTGAAGCTGTTTGCGCCCCTGCTCGCTCACGCCACCGAGGAGATCTGGCAGGAGATGTACGACGCGTCCGAAAGCGAGGAGAGCATCCATCTCGAGGCGTGGCCCGAACCGCTCGGGATCGAGGCCGACCGGGAGGCCGGGGCGGCGGCGATGGCGGTCGTCGGCGCGCTCCGGAAGTACAAAAGCGAAAACCAGCTCCCCCTGAACGCGACGCTCGACCGCGTCGAGGTGTACGCCGACGTCGCCGACTTCGAAGCGGACGTCACCGGCGTGATGCACGTCGAGGAACTCGCGGTGCTTCCCGGCGCCGAACCGCCAGTCGAGACGGTAGTCACGGGAATCGATCTCGACTACTCGCTGGTCGGGCCGGAGTTCGGCGGCGGCGTTCCCGACATCGAGGCCGCGATCGAGGCCGGCGACTACGAGATCGAGGACGACCGACTCCACGCCGCCGGGGAGGCGCTCGAGCCGGAGATGTTCGAGGTCGAGACCGAACGGCAGTACGCCGGCGACGGGACGTACCTCGACGCCGACGGCGTCGTCGTCATCGTAAGCGTCGACGACTGA